A genomic segment from Malus domestica chromosome 05, GDT2T_hap1 encodes:
- the LOC103434711 gene encoding probable protein phosphatase 2C 63 has translation MLRSCYRPLERCLGLRFGAGGGGDGLWHMDLKPHASGDYSIAVVQANSNLEDQGQVFTSPSATYVGVYDGHGGPEASRFVNSHLFPYLHKFATEQGGLSPDVIKKAFSATEEDFLRLVKRSLPMMPQIASVGSCCLLGAISNDVLYVANLGDSRAVLGRRVSDSKRSPVVAERMSTDHNVGVEEVRKEVEALHPDDSHVVVFTRGVWRIKGIIQVSRSIGDVYLKKPEFNRDPIYQQFANPIPMKRPVMTAEPSIITRKLKPQDMFLIFASDGLWEQLTDDAAVEIVFKNPRAGIAKRLVRAALQEAAKKREMRYNDIKKIEKGIRRHFHDDITVIVVYLDDHKSSSKRKSKNIILGSTSAPVDIFSVGADNPYEQDLHNMIS, from the exons ATGCTGCGCTCGTGCTACAGGCCGCTCGAGCGCTGTCTAGGGTTGCGATTTGGTGCTGGAGGCGGCGGAGATGGGCTTTGGCACATGGACTTGAAGCCCCACGCCTCCGGTGACTACTCGATTGCTGTGGTTCAGGCCAATTCGAATTTGGAGGATCAAGGTCAGGTCTTCACCTCGCCCTCTGCGACGTATGTTGGTGTATATGACGGCCATGGCGGTCCCGAAGCTTCTAGATTCGTCAACAGTCATCTCTTCCCTTATCTACACA AATTTGCGACGGAGCAAGGTGGGTTGTCACCAGATGTGATAAAAAAGGCATTCAGCGCCACCGAGGAGGATTTTTTGCGTTTGGTGAAGCGATCTTTGCCGATGATGCCCCAAATTGCTTCCGTTGGGTCGTGTTGCCTTCTGGGAGCAATATCAAATGATGTTTTgtatgtagccaatctgggggACTCGAGAGCAGTCCTTGGCCGGAGAGTTTCAGATAGTAAGAGGAGTCCAGTGGTGGCAGAACGCATGTCCACTGATCACAATGTGGGAGTTGAGGAGGTCAGGAAGGAGGTCGAAGCACTACATCCCGATGATTCACATGTTGTGGTGTTTACTCGTGGAGTTTGGAGGATAAAAGGCATAATTCAG GTGTCAAGATCTATTGgtgatgtttatttaaagaaGCCTGAGTTTAACAGAGACCCCATATACCAGCAATTTGCGAACCCCATTCCTATGAAACGGCCAGTGATGACAGCAGAGCCCTCAATCATTACAAGGAAACTGAAGCCACAGGATATGTTTTTGATATTTGCCTCAGATGGCCTCTGGGAACAGCTGACTGATGACGCAGCGGTAGAAATTGTTTTCAAAAACCCTAGAGCT GGTATTGCAAAGAGATTAGTTAGAGCCGCTCTTCAAGAAGCTGCAAAAAAGAGGGAGATGAGATACAATGACATAAAGAAAATCGAAAAGGGGATAAGGCGACACTTCCACGATGACATCACTGTTATAGTAGTCTATCTTGATGACCACAAAAGCTCCTCAAAACGTAAATCTAAGAACATCATTCTTGGCTCTACCAGTGCCCCTGTTGATATTTTCTCGGTCGGTGCAGATAATCCGTATGAGCAGGATCTGCACAACATGATCTCGTGA